CTAGTagaatattcaaaaaataagataGAAACATCATTGTTTTCTCTATTAAGTGATACAAGTTCGAATGGTAACAATGTATTTGGTTGTATAAAAATTGTGAGTTTTATGATACAGTATTGTAACTACGGTATGCAttagaaaaatgtatttgCAAGAGAAGTAtggtttttacaaaaataagcACTGAAAAAAAGTTGATTGGTTAAAAAAGTTGATTGAATACAAAATTCCTATTGgaataagaattaagaaatttaaaatatttactattttctaatttatttagaTTAAATATAAGTTAgtctcctatatatatatggtatcAAGAATAACAATTCATACAcaaatcattatatttttcaaagagCTTGGACTTCAACGACTGAAATCGTGTGCATTGTTCCGATCGGCGTTTTCCGGACGCATATTGTCGAAACAAATCtatgtaataatttttttttaaaccctaATAATCTCTTgacatctttttatttttattttcttcttctcagaaaATCTTGTGCTTTCATCTTAGAATCAGCTACAGAATCAGACGCTTCAAAAATCTGAGGGAATCTTCCGTGCCAATATGgagagatcatcatcatcatcatcatcgtcatgtGATAAGGTAATATTGACTGGATCAGCAAATTCGCCGACGAATTAGAGTGGAATCTCAGAGGGAATTTTTTTCTACGATTTGTCTAATCTGATTCGAAATTTTGTCTTGTGGTGATGACGATGAAATAGAAGATGTGTAccttttttgtgtttgggtTATTGAGTCTCTTCTTTCGTATCATTCACTCTGGTTTTATGGGATCAGAAGAAATTAGCGAGAGTAAAATCTGTGGACCTGCATCATACAGAACCATGTAACTTGATTATGGCACTTAGTCCGAGTAAGGTTCTGAGACATGTTATCTCATTCTATGTTTACATGCTTGTTCATCTTCAGGTTTGGAATCTTGGTTTACCTTACCCAACTTTTACATTGGCCAATGACGATAAGCCCTATCTAATTACCGTCTCTGATGATCACTCTGTTAAGGTCTAATTCTGTTCACTTCTCTGTTATATAATGCATGTCTACTTGTAACTCTTATACTGTGGCGTAGATTAACCTATTTGTTTGCCTAATGGTATCATCTGATCAGGTCAAAAATGTTGATTGGATCAGCAAACTCCCTGACGATGTATTGCTCATAATATTATCGAGACTTTCCACAGAAGAAGCCATAAGGACGAGTGTTGTGTCGAAGCGATGGGAACATGTGTGGAATCAAATGTCTCATCTCGTCTTCGACATGCGGAAGAATATTATCAATTCCAACAACACGCTCGATGGTTCGAATCCAGTTGCTACATTGATTACTCAGGTCCCTTCTTATCAGtcaatttcttttctcttattagTTTGTATCTGCTTATTCATATCTTAAATAAATCactttttggtttgtaaaagGTTATAAACAATCATCGTGGACATCTAGAGAGCTGCGTGATCATCCATGTCCCATATCAAGGTGGAAATGGAATGCTCAATTCTTGGATTCGATTACTGAGTTGCGTGAAACGCACGAAAGTTCTCACACTTAGATACCATTATGGTACTTGGGATCGaaagttcaaaacttttaacttttcCCCAGACTCCTTGTCCCATCCAAGTCTTATGTCTCTCTCGCTACATTCATACTTTCTCGAAAGCTCACATCCCTTGAGAAACTGCTCGAATCTCCGGACCCTCAAACTTTTATCAATCGTCGCTCCCGAGATTGGAGTCTTTAACAGGGTACTCGCATCTTGCCCTTGTCTTGAGGTGCTTGTACTAGGCATCTGCTGCTTCAAAAAAAGTAGGGTTCCTTTGAAGattgagaacaaaaaattaaagctCTTGCAAGTGTCTTCTCTTGAACGCATTGATGCCATTGAAGTGTCAACAACTAGTCTAGACATTCTCGCCATCATAGATATCTGCTGTCGGAGAGATGACCTTTCCCTCCAGTCCCCCCAACTCCAATTTAATAGAAACTTTTGGGTTCTAGGGCCTTACGTGCCTCACATCAGCTACAACATATCAGAGGtacatataatgtatatatattgttacaCGTTTCAAATAATGTATTTGGATACACTGGAAAAAGGAATTAAggtatttgattgttttgatgTTGAGTAGGAAAAGAGCATTGGGAATGAAGAATTTGTGAACACCATATATGGTGAGTTGTTGAGACCGTTTGCAAATTTGTATGTAGCCTTGTCGGTGAGTGTAGATTTAATGAATCCGACAGAAGTTGAGAGGTTACGACAAGTCTTAGGTTTATGGACTCGTAAAATACTGGAGCTCGAGATTATATTTAAGGTATGTGCGTACATTCGTTCTTCTTAGTTGAAGACTATGACTACCGAGTCTTAATTTGCTGGTATGTGCAGGATAACAATGGTCCTAGGGAAGAAAATAAGTCTTGGGATAAGAAGTTGTGGGAGgataataataagaaagatCCGTTCCCCAATGCTAAATTCCGCGTGGATACTGTGTGGATGTATAACTTCAGCGGCTCAGAGGAAGAGTTTGCCTTGATGACGTGTTTGATTAGGCAAGGGACTGTGGTcgagaagatgatgatcaaGACGTCAACCTTTCCTGCAAGGAAGAGGTTAAAGATAGAAGCGGCAGTGGCCAAACTACAGGCACTTCAAACTAAGCTTACCATCAAATGTTTCTAATCGAATTTAATTGGTTCAAAAGTTCAAATCTTTTCAATCTAAATTTGACGAAAGTGGTTTAGGGTATATAACACATTAACACTTTTGATACGAActtctcaattttattttttcttctggtCAAAATAATTTGCAGATATTATTGGGCTTTAGTCTCAAAGGGAAAAGTTTTGGGTATCTAGAAACTAGATTGAAGAATGATATAAACTCACATACACATAATCTCCTATatgattgacaaaaaaaaaaaaatctcctATATAATCTTCTCTCAGTACAGTGTTGTTTCATCCTTTTGGAGACGAGGGTGAGGGGAAGAATGAAAAGAGTAGCGAAGGAGAGACGATAAGCGACAAGGACTTTGAGGTTCGTACCATCAGCGGCCGTTAGCTTCAACAAGATGAACATTCCTGCCAATATAAACTGAAATGCCACCATTGCAACTATACCCTTCATTTCTCCCCATATTTCTCTAATTCGCCCCCACAGTTTCTGTTTATTACTTTGATACCCACTCTTAACCATTAACTACCGGGTGCTCCTGGGCTCAGAATCAGCCTTATCATCTAGCCAAtgtgtttttgtctttaattcTATCTGAATACCTTTTTCATCGTGGTCCACTTCAATTGTAGATAGTAGTCTACTACATACCATGAACAAGTTAAGTTATATAAGAAGATGTAATACATGTTTATGAAACCAATGCCTAAGCAAAGGTCTTAACTCTTAAGGATTACACCTTCTTATTGAATGtgtagaaagaaagaaaaaaagagattatgTGTTCAATTGTATCAAAGGGAAAACATAATACGAAGTGAAGACGTAAtgcaaaaaataagaagaaagtATTTATTACAATTATAATGAATGAACTACTTCCACAAGCTTTCAAGAGCGTTTCACTGCGTTTTATCCGCATGTACGAACGGTAATAATGCATTGTACTATTTGAGCCAAATGACATTGCATAACATGCTTAGTGCTATTAACTTttaatctatactattaattggaAAGTATTAGATGTAAAATAACTTTATAAAGTGTAAAATATTACAAGAAATCCCattagaaatattaatttgtaaaaataaacaaaagatttcGTTTATGGTTAAATTCGACATTTACACTTTGACAAACACGCGGATCCTGGGCATTGTTTCAGATACAAACGCATACCCAAATGATTGGATATAAGGCTAACAGATGGATCTTTGGCATTCTTTCGGATAAACTCGTGGACCCTATGATTGAATCTTAAGCTTTTAATAGGATACCAAATTTTGCACTGCAAGATTTTTTGTATCTGTTACATATAAAACaattaccaaaaatattagttatgaTTTAAAGAGATTTCTATAATCTGTCTAACAAATTAATCTAAATACTTGCTAAGTCAATGTTTGAAAATGAATGTAcaaataaaagataagaaacTTATTATTTGCACGactgtttttaattaatctaaatactaaaagaaaagataactAACTAATCTAAATACTTGCTAATGCCAATTTAATCAGAAAATATAAGGAACACAATCTCATTTGAAAAGAGCATATACGATTTTCTTAACTACCAATCATCGATCGCAATATTCGGTGGTCTTTCTCCCCAACCGATTTTCTGGTTCAATTACAACTATTGGTTATAGTTTTGGTTCAAGTTTCGTaatagctttttatttttgtattttgggCTTCCAAAACTGGGCTTTTAGCTCTgtaaaaccttttctttcatgctttaaattgaattatcatttaacaaaaataaataaaaacaaattgggCCTTGACCTATTCACAAATTGGGCGTAAACACACATGAAGGTATATAAATACAGAGGCGTTTGCTTTTCTGGCCATtccacatttttttatatttctctcAAATTTGTTCAAGAATCCCTTTGTTTCTATCCAAGAATGGACGAATTTGAAGGATTGAAGAGAGAAGTTGAGAGACTTTTGGATATGGTAGATTCTGAGAACAGCGATTGTGAGGAAAAAATAGCAATACAAGAAGAAGTTGGCGATCTTCCGAGTAGTTCTGTGGCTGTGGAGTTTCTCGAAGACGAGATCGATAGAAAGGAAGAAATCCTTCTTGCTGCGAGTTGCACGCTGCTGAACGTAAGTTCTTCGGTTAATCTTTGATTAATATTTGACTCACTTCTATcagatatatgtatatatatatttattcagATATATTCTGTTCATCAGATGATTAGCGGACTTGATCACTCCTTTGATGGCAATGAAAGAGATATGGGACGACTACAAGTTGAAGAATTCAGAGCCGCCTGTCTCGGCCACAAAGTGTTGGTGAACGAAACGGAGGAGCAAACTTTCGAGAGAGCGGATTTGATTAGAACTCTgtggcaaaaaaaaattctcgaCTCTGTGCGTTTGGCTTACTTACAAGGGGAAAAGGAGATGCCGTTTCGTCCCTACGATCAAACCGAATTAGAGGCACTCAAAACGGACTCGGGTGAGAAGGTTTACAGGCTTGTTAGGAAGGGCTTTCGTGAAGCGCGAGTGGCTGTGCGGACGAGTGTTGATTTCAAACCATGGGAtcttgaagaaggaagagaatgtACTCTTTCCGAGTTACTAGATCAGCTTCAAGCGTTAATCAGGGGGCGTATAAGACGTCATGCCTGAATTCACaggttttattattttataaacagTTTAGGATTTGAAAAAGACTTTCTTGATCCTCTGTTCTCTGATCGAAAGTACGGTTTAGGATATGAATTACGTTTCTGTGTTGGCGAAATTCATCGtggttttctttctcttttatgttaTTAACATGATTGGAAACAACATTTTACTGTAAAAGAGTTtactatataaacatataactGGAATAGATTCAACAATTGAAGCCATacaacaaaacccaaatcgaAACCGACTTTGTATCGCCAGTCCATCAAACTTGTGCTCGCCGATTTTCCAGATCTCAGTAGGGTTCTTGCTACTGGTTTCAGATCTTTGGATAGGCCTAGGAGTACTTTTATCTGTTAATCGATAAAAGTTTCTTACACTTATCTCAAATTGGGCCTTGTAGGGGTTCGTGATTTGCAGGTATGGAATAAGGCTTGTATGATTAAACTTATCT
This sequence is a window from Arabidopsis thaliana chromosome 1 sequence. Protein-coding genes within it:
- a CDS encoding F-box and Leucine Rich Repeat domains containing protein (F-box and Leucine Rich Repeat domains containing protein; CONTAINS InterPro DOMAIN/s: F-box domain, cyclin-like (InterPro:IPR001810), F-box domain, Skp2-like (InterPro:IPR022364); BEST Arabidopsis thaliana protein match is: F-box family protein (TAIR:AT1G67390.1); Has 35333 Blast hits to 34131 proteins in 2444 species: Archae - 798; Bacteria - 22429; Metazoa - 974; Fungi - 991; Plants - 531; Viruses - 0; Other Eukaryotes - 9610 (source: NCBI BLink).) encodes the protein MERSSSSSSSSCDKVWNLGLPYPTFTLANDDKPYLITVSDDHSVKVKNVDWISKLPDDVLLIILSRLSTEEAIRTSVVSKRWEHVWNQMSHLVFDMRKNIINSNNTLDGSNPVATLITQVINNHRGHLESCVIIHVPYQGGNGMLNSWIRLLSCVKRTKVLTLRYHYGTWDRKFKTFNFSPDSLSHPSLMSLSLHSYFLESSHPLRNCSNLRTLKLLSIVAPEIGVFNRVLASCPCLEVLVLGICCFKKSRVPLKIENKKLKLLQVSSLERIDAIEVSTTSLDILAIIDICCRRDDLSLQSPQLQFNRNFWVLGPYVPHISYNISEEKSIGNEEFVNTIYGELLRPFANLYVALSVSVDLMNPTEVERLRQVLGLWTRKILELEIIFKDNNGPREENKSWDKKLWEDNNKKDPFPNAKFRVDTVWMYNFSGSEEEFALMTCLIRQGTVVEKMMIKTSTFPARKRLKIEAAVAKLQALQTKLTIKCF
- a CDS encoding F-box and Leucine Rich Repeat domains containing protein; translation: MVSSDQVKNVDWISKLPDDVLLIILSRLSTEEAIRTSVVSKRWEHVWNQMSHLVFDMRKNIINSNNTLDGSNPVATLITQVINNHRGHLESCVIIHVPYQGGNGMLNSWIRLLSCVKRTKVLTLRYHYGTWDRKFKTFNFSPDSLSHPSLMSLSLHSYFLESSHPLRNCSNLRTLKLLSIVAPEIGVFNRVLASCPCLEVLVLGICCFKKSRVPLKIENKKLKLLQVSSLERIDAIEVSTTSLDILAIIDICCRRDDLSLQSPQLQFNRNFWVLGPYVPHISYNISEEKSIGNEEFVNTIYGELLRPFANLYVALSVSVDLMNPTEVERLRQVLGLWTRKILELEIIFKDNNGPREENKSWDKKLWEDNNKKDPFPNAKFRVDTVWMYNFSGSEEEFALMTCLIRQGTVVEKMMIKTSTFPARKRLKIEAAVAKLQALQTKLTIKCF
- a CDS encoding XH domain-containing protein (XH domain-containing protein; FUNCTIONS IN: molecular_function unknown; INVOLVED IN: biological_process unknown; LOCATED IN: cellular_component unknown; EXPRESSED IN: leaf whorl, sperm cell, flower; EXPRESSED DURING: petal differentiation and expansion stage; CONTAINS InterPro DOMAIN/s: Domain of unknown function XH (InterPro:IPR005379); BEST Arabidopsis thaliana protein match is: XH domain-containing protein (TAIR:AT1G80990.1).); the encoded protein is MDEFEGLKREVERLLDMVDSENSDCEEKIAIQEEVGDLPSSSVAVEFLEDEIDRKEEILLAASCTLLNMISGLDHSFDGNERDMGRLQVEEFRAACLGHKVLVNETEEQTFERADLIRTLWQKKILDSVRLAYLQGEKEMPFRPYDQTELEALKTDSGEKVYRLVRKGFREARVAVRTSVDFKPWDLEEGRECTLSELLDQLQALIRGRSVWVAWFKRVVLSDNLSNFWIQKANNKNSWLAYPWIRINLGNGKYCQFWSDH
- a CDS encoding XH domain-containing protein; the encoded protein is MDEFEGLKREVERLLDMVDSENSDCEEKIAIQEEVGDLPSSSVAVEFLEDEIDRKEEILLAASCTLLNMISGLDHSFDGNERDMGRLQVEEFRAACLGHKVLVNETEEQTFERADLIRTLWQKKILDSVRLAYLQGEKEMPFRPYDQTELEALKTDSGEKVYRLVRKGFREARVAVRTSVDFKPWDLEEGRECTLSELLDQLQALIRGRIRRHA
- a CDS encoding F-box and Leucine Rich Repeat domains containing protein → MERSSSSSSSSCDKVWNLGLPYPTFTLANDDKPYLITVSDDHSVKVKNVDWISKLPDDVLLIILSRLSTEEAIRTSVVSKRWEHVWNQMSHLVFDMRKNIINSNNTLDGSNPVATLITQVINNHRGHLESCVIIHVPYQGGNGMLNSWIRLLSCVKRTKVLTLRYHYGTWDRKFKTFNFSPDSLSHPSLMSLSLHSYFLESSHPLRNCSNLRTLKLLSIVAPEIGVFNRVLASCPCLEVLVLGICCFKKSRVPLKIENKKLKLLQVSSLERIDAIEVSTTSLDILAIIDICCRRDDLSLQSPQLQFNRNFWVLGPYVPHISYNISEEKSIGNEEFVNTIYGELLRPFANLYVALSVSVDLMNPTEVERLRQVLGLWTRKILELEIIFKVCAYIRSS
- a CDS encoding F-box and Leucine Rich Repeat domains containing protein (F-box and Leucine Rich Repeat domains containing protein; CONTAINS InterPro DOMAIN/s: F-box domain, cyclin-like (InterPro:IPR001810), F-box domain, Skp2-like (InterPro:IPR022364); BEST Arabidopsis thaliana protein match is: F-box family protein (TAIR:AT1G67390.1); Has 35333 Blast hits to 34131 proteins in 2444 species: Archae - 798; Bacteria - 22429; Metazoa - 974; Fungi - 991; Plants - 531; Viruses - 0; Other Eukaryotes - 9610 (source: NCBI BLink).) codes for the protein MERSSSSSSSSCDKVWNLGLPYPTFTLANDDKPYLITVSDDHSVKVKNVDWISKLPDDVLLIILSRLSTEEAIRTSVVSKRWEHVWNQMSHLVFDMRKNIINSNNTLDGSNPVATLITQVINNHRGHLESCVIIHVPYQGGNGMLNSWIRLLSCVKRTKVLTLRYHYGTWDRKFKTFNFSPDSLSHPSLMSLSLHSYFLESSHPLRNCSNLRTLKLLSIVAPEIGVFNRVLASCPCLEVLVLGICCFKKSRVPLKIENKKLKLLQVSSLERIDAIEVSTTSLDILAIIDICCRRDDLSLQSPQLQFNRNFWVLGPYVPHISYNISEEKSIGNEEFVNTIYEVERLRQVLGLWTRKILELEIIFKDNNGPREENKSWDKKLWEDNNKKDPFPNAKFRVDTVWMYNFSGSEEEFALMTCLIRQGTVVEKMMIKTSTFPARKRLKIEAAVAKLQALQTKLTIKCF